From the genome of Periplaneta americana isolate PAMFEO1 chromosome 15, P.americana_PAMFEO1_priV1, whole genome shotgun sequence, one region includes:
- the Zyx gene encoding lipoma-preferred partner homolog, protein MTSHLEQQLANLQLNHGDLQGNRKVGPAVPPKPKKPQPQVPKSYSLNNQCEPSYSTLLQSGSGGNGQVSPDKGQLYTNLPPAPSAGAVNHSVSSMSSTATYSNIQPPGSNTSTTEPHLIYSNIGNHAANELNNTYSNVSAFSAANSVGALEDLPPPPPEPADYSNQCPAPNFPPPPDDLPPPPSPVSSSYSELRRATYQPNYQPEYGTYGPSSQSSTYESIYEPINPRPPSQMSSRSNYSLYAPYVSGSQNKSSGNQSSSGVKEAEVDALTDLLVQSMDGSADSDIYGVCTACGERVVGEGSGCTAMDQVYHISCFTCQHCAIQLQGKPFYALEGKPYCEEDYLNTLEKCSVCMKPILDRILRATGKPYHPQCFSCIVCGKSLDGIPFTVDATNQIHCIEDFHRKFAPRCCVCKLPIMPEAGQEETVRVVALDRSFHIACYKCEDCGLVLSSEAEGRGCYPLDDHVLCKSCNAKRVQALTSHMTTEL, encoded by the exons GTTCCAAAGAGTTACTCGTTAAATAACCAGTGTGAACCATCCTACAGCACTTTGCTGCAGAGTGGTTCTGGAGGGAATGGCCAGGTTTCACCTGACAAGGGGCAGCTGTACACCAACTTGCCTCCTGCTCCAAGTGCAG GAGCTGTGAACCATTCTGTAAGCAGCATGTCATCAACAGCTACCTACAGCAATATCCAGCCTCCTGGTAGCAACACCAGCACTACAGAACCTCACCTTATCTACAGCAACATTGGGAACCATGCTGCTAACGAACTTAACAATACTTACAGTAATGTGAGTGCCTTCAGTGCAGCTAACAGTGTTG GTGCTCTGGAAGATTTGCCACCTCCCCCACCAGAACCTGCTGATTATAGTAACCAGTGTCCAGCCCCCAACTTCCCACCTCCTCCAGATGACCTTCCTCCACCACCATCACCTGTCAGTTCGAGTTATTCTGAACTTCGAAGGGCTACATACCAGCCAAACTACCAGCCAGAATATGGCACATACGGGCCATCTTCACAG AGTTCAACGTACGAGTCTATCTATGAACCCATCAATCCAAGGCCACCCAGCCAGATGTCTTCACGCTCCAACTACTCCCTCTACGCGCCGTATGTTAGTGGATCACAGAACAAATCATCTGGAAATCAGTCTTCAAGTGGCGTGAAGGAAGCAGAAGTTGATGCTCTGACAGATCTCCTTGTTCAGTCAATGGATGGATCTGCAGATTCTGATATATATG GGGTGTGTACTGCATGTGGTGAAAGAGTTGTGGGTGAAGGTTCAGGCTGCACAGCAATGGACCAGGTGTACCACATATCTTGTTTCACCTGTCAACATTGTGCCATACAACTGCAGGGAAAACCATTCTATGCATTAGAAGGAAAGCCATATTGTGAAGAGGACTATTTG aACACATTGGAGAAGTGCTCAGTTTGTATGAAGCCAATTCTGGATAGAATTCTTCGAGCCACTGGAAAGCCGTACCATCCCCAGTGCTTCTCGTGTATTGTCTGTGGGAAGAGCTTGGATGGCATTCCATTCACAGTGGATGCAACAAACCAAATTCATTGCATAGAGGATTTCCACAG GAAATTCGCACCTCGCTGTTGTGTATGCAAGCTTCCTATCATGCCAGAGGCTGGACAAGAGGAAACTGTGAGAGTTGTAGCCTTGGATCGCAGTTTTCATATTGCGTGCTACAAGTGTGAA GATTGTGGTCTGGTATTATCATCAGAAGCAGAGGGACGTGGATGCTATCCTCTGGATGACCATGTCTTATGCAAAAGTTGTAATGCTAAGCGAGTACAAGCCCTCACCTCCCACATGACTACCGAACTATAG